In a genomic window of Paracoccaceae bacterium:
- the trbE gene encoding conjugal transfer protein TrbE, giving the protein MMNLAEYRRKGTRLADYLPWAALVAPGVVLNKDGSLQRSARFRGPDLDSAVAAELVAVAGRLNNAFRRLGSGWAIFVEAQRIAAADYPDSRFPDPASALVDAERRAAFAEQGVHFQSEYFLTLLYLPPAEEAARAETWLYEGREKTGIDTGEVLRGFIDRTDRVLALFDGFMPECRWLDDGETLSYLHSTVSTHRHRIRVPETPVFLDALLADQPLTGGLEPRLGVAHLRVLTLSGFPNATTPGILDELNRLAFPYRWATRAILMDKTEATRMVTRIRRQWFAKRKSIAAILKEVMTNEQSSLVDTDAANKAADADMALQELGADVAGEAYVTASLIVWDEDPRRADEKLRLIEKVVQGRDFTAMVETVNAVDAWLGSLPGHAYANVRQPPISTLNLAHIIPLSAVWAGEERDTHFNGPPLLYGKTEGATPFRLSLHVGDVGHTLVIGPTGAGKSVLLALMALQFRRYPGAQVFAFDFGGSIRAAILAMGGDWHDLGGELTDEAETAVFLQPLARIDDPAERSWAAGWISAILAREGIAITPDVKEHLWTALTSLASAPVGERTITGLAVLLQSTDLKQALRPYCLGGAHGRLLDAEIEELGAASVQAFEIEGLVGTSAAPAVLSHLFHRIGDRLDGRPTLLIIDEGWLALDDEGFAGQLREWLKTLRKKNASVIFATQSLSDIDASAIAPAIIESCPTRLLLPNERAIEPQITAIYRRFGLNDRQIEILARATPKRDYYCQSRRGNRLFELGLSEVGLALCATSSKSDQSRIIDIMAEHGREGFLAAWLQARGVGWAADLIPDLTNLAPDRDADDPETFPDPQTEQETTS; this is encoded by the coding sequence ATGATGAACCTCGCAGAATATCGCCGGAAAGGGACGCGGCTGGCGGATTACCTGCCTTGGGCGGCGCTGGTAGCGCCCGGGGTGGTGCTGAACAAGGATGGCAGCCTCCAGCGCTCGGCGCGCTTCCGTGGCCCCGATCTCGACAGCGCCGTCGCGGCCGAACTTGTGGCAGTGGCGGGGCGGCTCAACAATGCCTTCCGCCGCCTCGGGTCGGGCTGGGCGATCTTTGTCGAAGCGCAACGGATCGCTGCCGCCGACTATCCCGACAGCCGCTTTCCCGATCCTGCCTCGGCCCTCGTGGATGCCGAACGCCGCGCCGCCTTCGCGGAGCAGGGGGTGCATTTCCAGTCGGAATACTTCCTGACCCTCCTCTATCTGCCGCCAGCCGAAGAAGCCGCGCGTGCCGAGACCTGGCTCTACGAGGGACGCGAGAAGACCGGGATCGACACGGGCGAGGTCCTGCGCGGCTTTATCGACCGCACCGACCGGGTGCTGGCGCTCTTCGACGGTTTCATGCCGGAGTGCCGCTGGCTCGATGATGGTGAGACGCTGAGCTATCTGCATTCGACCGTCTCGACCCACCGCCACCGGATCCGTGTGCCAGAGACCCCGGTCTTTCTCGATGCGCTTCTAGCCGATCAGCCCCTCACCGGCGGGCTTGAACCCCGGCTGGGCGTGGCGCATCTGCGGGTTCTGACCCTCTCCGGCTTCCCCAACGCGACCACGCCCGGGATCCTCGATGAGCTCAACCGGCTGGCCTTTCCCTATCGCTGGGCCACCCGCGCAATCCTGATGGACAAGACCGAGGCAACCCGGATGGTGACCCGCATCCGTCGCCAGTGGTTTGCAAAGCGCAAGTCCATCGCGGCCATCCTGAAGGAGGTGATGACCAACGAACAGTCGTCACTGGTCGATACTGATGCGGCTAACAAGGCTGCCGACGCCGACATGGCCCTGCAGGAGCTTGGTGCCGATGTCGCAGGCGAGGCTTATGTCACCGCGAGCCTGATCGTCTGGGATGAGGATCCCCGCCGCGCCGATGAAAAGCTGCGCCTGATCGAAAAAGTCGTGCAGGGGCGCGACTTCACCGCGATGGTCGAGACGGTTAACGCTGTCGATGCCTGGCTTGGCTCTTTGCCGGGGCATGCTTACGCCAATGTGCGCCAACCGCCGATCTCGACCCTGAACCTCGCCCATATCATCCCGCTGTCTGCGGTCTGGGCGGGCGAAGAGCGGGACACACATTTCAACGGGCCGCCGCTGCTCTACGGCAAAACCGAAGGCGCGACGCCCTTCCGCCTGTCGCTCCATGTGGGAGATGTCGGCCACACGCTGGTCATCGGGCCGACCGGGGCGGGCAAGTCCGTTTTGCTTGCGCTGATGGCGTTGCAGTTTCGCCGCTACCCGGGCGCGCAGGTCTTCGCCTTTGATTTCGGGGGGTCCATCCGGGCGGCAATCCTCGCCATGGGCGGAGACTGGCATGACCTGGGCGGCGAGCTGACCGACGAGGCCGAGACGGCGGTGTTTCTTCAGCCGCTGGCCCGCATCGATGACCCCGCCGAGCGATCCTGGGCCGCAGGCTGGATCAGCGCGATCCTGGCCCGCGAAGGCATCGCGATCACGCCCGATGTGAAAGAACACCTCTGGACCGCGCTGACCTCGCTCGCCTCGGCCCCGGTTGGCGAGCGCACCATCACCGGCCTCGCGGTCCTGTTGCAATCAACCGATCTGAAACAGGCCTTGCGGCCCTATTGCCTGGGTGGGGCCCATGGGCGGTTGCTTGATGCGGAGATCGAGGAGCTTGGCGCGGCTTCAGTCCAGGCCTTCGAGATCGAGGGGCTGGTTGGTACTTCGGCAGCGCCTGCCGTCCTCTCCCATCTCTTCCACCGCATTGGCGACCGGCTGGACGGGCGACCAACGCTTCTGATCATCGACGAGGGCTGGCTCGCGCTTGATGACGAGGGCTTCGCGGGCCAGTTGCGCGAATGGTTGAAAACACTGAGGAAGAAGAATGCCTCTGTGATCTTCGCGACCCAGTCACTCTCCGATATCGACGCGTCCGCCATCGCGCCTGCGATCATCGAAAGCTGCCCGACGCGGCTTCTTCTGCCCAACGAGCGCGCCATCGAGCCGCAGATTACCGCGATCTACCGCCGCTTCGGGCTGAACGACCGGCAGATCGAGATCCTCGCCCGCGCTACGCCGAAGCGCGATTACTACTGCCAGTCACGGCGCGGCAACCGGCTTTTTGAGCTTGGCCTTTCAGAGGTCGGCCTCGCGCTTTGCGCGACCTCCTCGAAATCTGATCAGTCGCGCATCATCGACATCATGGCCGAGCATGGCCGAGAGGGGTTTCTCGCCGCCTGGCTGCAGGCCCGGGGTGTCGGCTGGGCCGCCGACCTGATCCCGGACCTCACCAATCTCGCGCCCGACAGGGACGCAGATGATCCAGAAACCTTCCCAGACCCCCAAACCGAACAGGAGACAACATCATGA